AAACATAAGATTATTTAATTTAGTCAGGACATACGAAGCGGATATGATTGGACTTAAAGCCACAATATCGGCTTTGCAGGAAAAACAATGAAATTAACATTAGAACGCTATGCCTTAATCGGAATAATCGTTATCTTGTCAGGAACACTGGGCTGGTTTATCTATCAGAACCGAAAACAGAACAAAGTTAATGTTGAAAACATAAAAACAATAGTCCAGCAGGTAAATTACAACACCAAAGCCATTACCGAAATTATCAACTTTCTGCAGAAAAAATAATGGACGAATAAAATGAGCAAAGGAACTACGCACATCATAGAAATAATTGGAATAGGATTGACCATCGGCGGAGGTATTATGGGCTTTTTAATCGTTTCCGACAACAAACTGGAAGACGAAATCAAAAAAACTCAAACTGACTTAGGTGTAAAAAGCGAAAGAATTTCCGAACTTGGAGCGACGGTTACGGGCGTGGATAAAAGACTGGAAAGGATGGAAAATAAGTTAGATTTAATTTTACAAAATAAAGAACAAAGATGAACGAAGAAATAATTTACATCTGCGATGAGTGCGGCAAAGAGGTCGGGCAGGTATTCTGGTCAAAAGATGAAAAATGAATTAAAAAATTATGGCTTTAATCCCGAACTGATAGAAATCAAACCCGAAGAATATGTTTTTGGAGCGGAAAAAATCCCAATGGTTGTGATTAAACCTGATGGACAATATGATGATTTCTTGCCTATCTATGAACCGCAAGCGGAAAAATACGAAACAAGCGGTTGCACTGTTTGGGGAAGCCAAAATCAAGCGGAGTGTTATTTTAAAAAAGTTTTTGGCTTTGAGCCTAATTTTGCCGAGATATTTAATTATATTTTAGCCGGTGTAACCTTGGCCGGAGCCAATCCTCAAAACGCCTATGAAAGCATAAGAAATGACGGGGTAGTAGATAATGCACTTCTGCCAATCCCAGACACTTACGAGCAGTTTTCAAATCCTAAACAGATAACCAGCGAATTAAAAGCCAAAGGCAAGCAGTGGCTAGAACAATATGACTTCAAACACGAATGGCTTATCGTTCCGACCAAAGAACAGATAAAAAACACTCTGCCTTACTCGCCTGTCGCCATCGCTGTAACTGCTTGGATAGAACAAGACGGATTGTATATTGATAATGGACAGCCCAACACTCACTGGTGCTTGTGTTATGGATATATTGAAGACGAAAGAGGTATAATTCTGAAAATTTTTGACTCTTACGACCACAGCAAGAAATTACTGCACCCAGACCACAAAATATCGGTGGCGAAAAGAATTTATATCAAAAAAAAAGAACAACCAACAGAATTAAAAGAAACACCAAAGATTAGCTGGTGGTCGTTATTATTGGATTTTATAAAAGCGATTTTCGCTTAATACCCTATCCCCTGCTGATTGCCTCGCTTAAACAGCGAAAAAACGGCTTAAAACCCAGCAGGGGAGTGGGGAAGTGCTTATGAAATACATCATAGACGCGGGACACCGCAAAGGAGAGGGAGCCAACGCCAACGGAATAAACGAGGGCGAGCTGGTCATTAAAATACGGGATGAGCTTAGAAAACTTCTGCCCGACGCTTTATATGTTCCCGACAATCTGACCTTCCCCGAAACTTTGGAATTTGCCAGAAAGAATGTCCAGGCAGATACTATTGCCATTTCAATCCATCTAAACAGCAATAACAATGTTTATCTCAATGGCACGGAAGCCTATTACAGCGACAGGCGGGACTTGGCCGAGATATTTTCCGAAACGGTAGCCAAAAGGCTCGGCACGATTAACCTGGGGGCGAAACACGAGAAATATTCCTACTTCGGCACGCTGGGATTTCTCCATCTCCCCTGCCCTGGCGTTATCGTGGAGTGCGGTTACATCTCCAACAAAGACGACGTCGAAAAGATTAAAAATGGTATAATGAGTATAGCGTTGGGAATTTACGACGCTATCCAAAAAATTGAAATTGATAAAAAGAAAATAAGCATATTGAGGCAGTTAGTCGGCCTCCTGCAAAAATTATTGGCATTACAAAATAAAATGAAACTAGGAGCATTAAGTTCCACGCAAAATCCCGAAAAATTATCATTGACAGTCAAATCAATCGCCGCCGGTCTTCTTCCTGTAATTCATCTCATCACTGGCATTGAATTGGTAAACGAACAAGTGGATAAAGTGATAGATGCTGTGTTCGTTCTGTTCACTTCTTATCTGGCGATAAGAGGTTATATCAGAGCGAAAAGAAACTTGGGCGGAGTTCAGAATTAGCATTGAGGGGTGAGTCCCCTCTCTATGTTTGAATTTATCATAAGTCTGTTATCTGTTGCCGCTATCGCTGTTCCAGCGAAGCCATACGAATATCAGACGTATACGGCGGAGGCTGAAGAGCCTTATCTTGAAGCAACGGCAATCGTCCATAAGCCGGATGATTATGTATTGGACATAAAGGACACTCTGTCGGACAGTGTAATGGACACGTCAACAAGCTCTATCGGACATATAGAAAAAGAACCTTTAAAATTGGCTGAAATTTTAGCTTTAATTAAAAAATATTCTGTCCAATATAGCGTCTCTTATGAAGAATTAAAAAGAGTAATTGACTGTGAGAGTGATTTTCTACACGAAGGAATTTATGGAGATAATGGTCTTGCTTATGGAATTGCCCAATTTCACGAAAACACATTTAACCTTTTCAAGAAAGACGCAAAAATGGAGTGGATGGAGTATAAGGATTTAGAAGACCAAATACAGCTTATGGCTTGGAGTTTTGCTTATGGGCGACAAAATCATTGGACTTGCTGGTATTTGATAAAAACTTAATTTAAAGAAAAATGTTTTTGTCTATATTTTTTATTGTATATTTTTATTTTTTCTTTATTTTCTGGATTATCCCTATAACACTTTTTGGAACAAAACCTTTTGGTTGATTTGTTTCTTATATATCCTATAAATGTTTTTTTACAAAAAGAACATTTGAGTTTACCAAAATGTTTTCCGTCTTCCCAGTGAATTTTTTGATGTTCCCCATTTAAAATTACTGTTAAATTTTCAAGTCTATTATCTTGTT
The sequence above is drawn from the Candidatus Paceibacter sp. genome and encodes:
- a CDS encoding N-acetylmuramoyl-L-alanine amidase, which gives rise to MKYIIDAGHRKGEGANANGINEGELVIKIRDELRKLLPDALYVPDNLTFPETLEFARKNVQADTIAISIHLNSNNNVYLNGTEAYYSDRRDLAEIFSETVAKRLGTINLGAKHEKYSYFGTLGFLHLPCPGVIVECGYISNKDDVEKIKNGIMSIALGIYDAIQKIEIDKKKISILRQLVGLLQKLLALQNKMKLGALSSTQNPEKLSLTVKSIAAGLLPVIHLITGIELVNEQVDKVIDAVFVLFTSYLAIRGYIRAKRNLGGVQN